The Nitrosomonas sp. genomic sequence CATTCTTTAACATCAAACCCCGGCGTACCAAGCGAATAATGAATAAAATCCAAACGCGCATTGTTGGAGTGGCTCTCTATTGGAAAAACCGCATGAAATGCAGCCTGAAGACCTTGTAGCTTTCGCTCGATGGGGGAAATTTTTTCTTGCAAGAATTCAGAATAGGACTCTATCTGCGTAGCAAGAAGAAACGGGAATGATAATATACTGGGACGTTTAGCAAAGCTTTTACGAATACGTTTTTTCTCAGCAAACGAATAACTCATTGAATTCTCTCCACGCATTATGCTGCTAATAGGCAACTTCAGAAATATAGTTTGAGGCTTGCTATGTTAATCAGGAATCAACTGATTGCACGTTCAATAGCAAAAACGTTAAAGTATTAGTAAGAGGAATCATCGCTTACCACAAAATGTTAGATGATTTAACAGCGACATTAGCTTGATGAGCCACAAATTTACAAATCAAGAGAATAAGAAACTATTGATACCAAAAGACGCAGTAAATTTCAGCTTCATGGTAACGATATTGCCTAATGTATATCCGGAATATATTAGTTAATGTGCTTCGACCACAAAGTAAACAGGGCTGGTGACACGCTATAAGCGTGTGCGCCAGCCCGATCAAGGCCATGATTGCTAGTTATTTGATCTCGCAACCAGCACCTGCCTCGATAAGTTGTTTCTTGAGCGCTTCTGCATCTTCTTTGGAAATGCCTTCTTTTACAGGTTTAGGAGCGCCATCCACCAGATCTTTAGCTTCTTTCAAACCCAATCCAGTTGCTGCTCTAACAACCTTAATGACATTAACCTTACTTTCACCAGCGCTAGTAAGAATGACTGAAAATTCCGTCTGCTCTTCAGCGACTTCTCCACCAGCTGCTGGAGCTGCCGCAACTGCAACGGTTGCAGCTGCTGCCGAAACCCCAAACTTTTCTTCCATTTCCTTGATTAACTCAGATAACTCCAATACCGTCATATTAGCAATTGATTCTAGAATTTCTTGTTTGGCTATAGCCATGAGTTTCTCCTGATTAAAATTGATTACAGTTAAAATAGGTAATAGTTACTATGCGAAAGCAGGCATTCAAAATCTCTTATTTCTGATCTCGAACTGCCGCAAGTCCACGAACGAATCTGGTGGGGATTTCATTGAGAGTTCTAACAAACTGTGCTACAGGCGCCTGCATGGTGCCAAGCAGCTTGGCCAGTAACACATCTCTGCTTGGCAAGGTCGCCAGAATAGCCACATCCTTAGTAGACATAACCATACCAGCCATCGCACCCGCTTTGATAACAAAACCCTCATTGGTTTTAGAAAATTCGTGCAGTACTTTGGCGGCTACAACCGGATCACTTCCAATACCATAAACTAATGGCCCAACCATATGATCAGCCAACCCCGAGAAAGGTGTGTTAGCCACCGCGCGCCTGACCAGGGTATTTTTAACGACACGAAAATAAATACCAGCTTCCCGTGTTTTAGCGCGTAGAAGTGTAAATTTACTGACACCTAAACCACGATATTCAGCTATAAAAACAGCCTGTGCCTTAGTTATTTCCTCACTTACTTCTGCTACGATCGCTTTTTTATCATCCAGATTAAGACTCAAAATAAATTCTCCATAGAATACAGCCAAAAGCGCATCGCCAATTTATTTAACGATTGACCTTTAGCACTGCTAAAACAGCGCACTTTCATCAGGAGGAAGGTTTTCTACATCCTGTTTGGGCACACCATCTACGTTGGGTAATACCAAGAACTTAAGCCCTAATAAAGAACTTAAATACCAGGAAAAATATAATTAAGTTTTAGCCCACGTGTCGCATCGAAATCATACTATCGATACTTGCGTAAGCCAAACCCCAACGGTCTTTGACAACCTGTTGACAGCCTCCTGTCAACAGCCCAAAGTTCGATAAATTAACTAGAGCAAACCAGCATGATCAACCTTAATCCCAGCGCCCATCGTACTGGAAATTGCTATTTTTCGCAGATAAACTCCTTTGGAAGTTGCAGGTTTTGATTTATTGAGAGCATTGATCAGTGCCATAATATTTTTCAACAACGCGTCCACCTCGAATGAAGCCCGACCTATTGTGCAGTGAACTATACCGGCTTTATCCGCCCTGAACTGTACCTGCCCTGCTTTCGCGTTTCTAACTGCATTAGCCACATCCGGCGTAACTGTACCTACTTTTGGATTTGGCATCAAACCACGCGGACCGAGTATCTGACCTAGCTGCCCCACAATTCTCATTGCATCGGGACTGGCTATCGCCAGATCAAAATTGATTTCACCCGCTTTTATTTTGTCCGCCAAATCTTCAAAACCAACAATATCAGCACCAGCCTGCTCTGCTTCCTTAGCTTTTTCTCCCTGAGCAAATACCGCAACACGTACTGTTTTCCCTGTTCCAGATGGCATTACTACCGAGCCACGCACTACCTGATCCGACTTTCTCACATCGATACCGAGCGATATAGCAACATCAACTGACTCATTAAATTTCGCTGTCGCCGTCTCTTTGACAACGGCTAAAGCTTCTTCTGGGGAATAAAGCTTGGACTTGTCAATTTTATAAAGAGCAGCCTGGTATCTTTTAGAAGATTTTTTCATCTTATTGCCCCTCCACCTCAATACCCATGCTTCTGGCACTACCAGCTATGGTTCTCACCGCAGCATCAATATCGGCGGCTGTTAGATCAGGAGTTTTTATTTTAGCAATCTCTTCTGCTTGCTCACGTGTCAGCCTGCCGACCTTATCTGTGTGAGGCCGCGGACTTCCCTTGCTTACACCCGCTAATTTTTTAATTAGCACGGCAGCAGGCGTAGTTTTCATAACAAAAGTAAAACTTTTGTCCGCATAGGCAGTAATCACCACTGGAACGGGCAAACCAAGCTCCATCTTCTGAGTGGCAGCGTTAAATGCCTTACAAAATTCCATAATATTCAATTGCCGCTGCCCTAACGCCGGTCCAATTGGTGGACTAGGGTTTGCTTTTCCTGCTGGTATCTGCAACTTGATGTAGCCTATAATTTTCTTAGCCAAACTATTCTCCCGAGTGGGTTAGACGAGCAACAAACACTCTCCCCTTAAAATATGAATCCGTCCAATCTTTTCCGATATCATTAACGTGACAATCCAAAGCTACTGTCATACATTGATAAACTGCCAATACACCTGATCAACCTTGAACGGGACTAAAACCAAACCATTACACTTTTTCAACCTGACCAAAATCTAATTCAATTGGCGTCGGCCTTCCAAAAATTGAAACTGATACATGTAATTTATTTTTATCGTAATTAACCTCTTCAACACTACCTTGAAAATCAGTAAAAGGCCCATCTTTAACCCGAACAAGCTCCCCTGCCTGAAATAGAATTTTAGGCTTGGGTTTTTCTACGCCTTCCTTAACTTGATTTAAAATAGCATCAATTTCCCGCTTACTAATCGGAACCGGCTGTGTCGTTGCCCCTCCCACAAAACCAGTTATTTTTGGCGTTCCCTTAACCAAATGCCAGGTTTCATCGGTCAATTCCATCTCAATCAAAATATATCCCGGGAAAAATTTCCGCTCACTAATATTTTTTTGGCCACCCTTAATTTCTATAACCTCTTCTACCGGAACAAGTATGTCTCCAAACTGATTTTCTAAT encodes the following:
- the rplK gene encoding 50S ribosomal protein L11 — encoded protein: MAKKIIGYIKLQIPAGKANPSPPIGPALGQRQLNIMEFCKAFNAATQKMELGLPVPVVITAYADKSFTFVMKTTPAAVLIKKLAGVSKGSPRPHTDKVGRLTREQAEEIAKIKTPDLTAADIDAAVRTIAGSARSMGIEVEGQ
- the rplL gene encoding 50S ribosomal protein L7/L12 gives rise to the protein MAIAKQEILESIANMTVLELSELIKEMEEKFGVSAAAATVAVAAAPAAGGEVAEEQTEFSVILTSAGESKVNVIKVVRAATGLGLKEAKDLVDGAPKPVKEGISKEDAEALKKQLIEAGAGCEIK
- the rplA gene encoding 50S ribosomal protein L1, translating into MKKSSKRYQAALYKIDKSKLYSPEEALAVVKETATAKFNESVDVAISLGIDVRKSDQVVRGSVVMPSGTGKTVRVAVFAQGEKAKEAEQAGADIVGFEDLADKIKAGEINFDLAIASPDAMRIVGQLGQILGPRGLMPNPKVGTVTPDVANAVRNAKAGQVQFRADKAGIVHCTIGRASFEVDALLKNIMALINALNKSKPATSKGVYLRKIAISSTMGAGIKVDHAGLL
- the nusG gene encoding transcription termination/antitermination protein NusG; the protein is MNKKWYAIHAYSGFEKSVKRALEERIKQQKLENQFGDILVPVEEVIEIKGGQKNISERKFFPGYILIEMELTDETWHLVKGTPKITGFVGGATTQPVPISKREIDAILNQVKEGVEKPKPKILFQAGELVRVKDGPFTDFQGSVEEVNYDKNKLHVSVSIFGRPTPIELDFGQVEKV
- the rplJ gene encoding 50S ribosomal protein L10; the encoded protein is MSLNLDDKKAIVAEVSEEITKAQAVFIAEYRGLGVSKFTLLRAKTREAGIYFRVVKNTLVRRAVANTPFSGLADHMVGPLVYGIGSDPVVAAKVLHEFSKTNEGFVIKAGAMAGMVMSTKDVAILATLPSRDVLLAKLLGTMQAPVAQFVRTLNEIPTRFVRGLAAVRDQK